Proteins from a single region of Balaenoptera acutorostrata chromosome 16, mBalAcu1.1, whole genome shotgun sequence:
- the PLEKHS1 gene encoding pleckstrin homology domain-containing family S member 1 isoform X2: MEPKPQKSSGKQLTLYYENEVCKQDYFIKSPPPQLFFSAASWKKRLFILSKSGEKGFSLSYYKDHHHRGSVEIDRNSSVEVGISNHEKMQSVQKMFRCHPEEVMSIRTTNREYFLIGYDREKIKDWVSFLSSLCRNIKAAHQNTEEKLSLGDRRPSSDPIPLRGPSCTPEAVSTTTTRKSLPDMHLMVKSSFSMEKSSSGLREAHLPHDFWSEAAQDTEEESHYISPRSILLELDNILAASNSGEPIEPIGPGSPDQVSKATERHYMSMKSCVSKETSHKSADGKEESQTLADMLNGELHPQDQGSGTGSCLSPANTEAQITNDKKGSASLSVVQLSILINNIPDEIQVEKLNVFLFPPDIINYLALKEAAGQICVAQWKGPPHLGCLFFHGDHLLAVNDLKPQSLEEFSLFLSRSIQKEKVKLTIARIPNSEKFHAIACTCHLQDQGIKPSKLDTSVLERTLKRNLAIKKGQQKGSGE, encoded by the exons ATGGAACCCAAACCTCAGAAGAGTTCAG GCAAACAACTTACATTATATTATGAAAATGAAGTCTGCAAACAAGATTACTTTATTAAATCACCACCTCCTCAGCTTTTCTTCTCTGCA gcCTCTTGGAAAAAGCGGCTTTTCATCCTGTCAAAGAGTGGGGAAAAGGGCTTTAGTCTTTCCTATTACAAAGACCATCATCACCGAGGTTCTGTTGAAATTGATCG AAACTCCAGTGTAGAAGTCGGCATCAGTAACCATGAAAAAATGCAATCTGTACAGAAGATGTTTAGATGCCATCCTGAAGAAGTGATGTCCATCAGGACCACTAACAGGGAATACTTCCTCATTGGCTATGACAG GGAGAAGATTAAAGACTGGGTCTCCTTCTTGTCATCACTCTGCCGGAATATAAAAGCAGCACACCAGAATACAGAG GAGAAACTCTCATTGGGTGACAGAAGGCCCTCTTCAGACCCCATCCCTCTCCGTGGTCCTTCCTGCACACCGGAGGCTGTCAGCACGACCACAACAAGAAAAAGTCTTCCAGACATG CATTTAATGGTAAAAAGTTCTTTTTCAATGGAAAAGAGTTCTTCGGGACTAAGAGAAGCTCATCTACCGCATGACTTCTGGTCAGAGGCCGCTCAAGATACAGAAGAAGAGAGTCATTATATTAGTCCTCGAAGTATTCTTTTAGAG TTGGATAATATTCTTGCTGCCAGTAATTCTGGTGAACCCATTGAACCCATTGGACCTGGTAGTCCAGACCAGGTCTCCAAGGCAACTGAGCGTCATTACATGTCAATGAAATCCTG TGTTTCCAAAGAGACGTCCCATAAGTCTGCTGATGGCAAAGAAGAATCCCAGACCCTGGCAGATATGCTGAATGGGGAGCTTCACCCACAAGACCAAGGCTCAGGAACAGGCTCTTGTCTTTCACCTGCCAATACAGAAGCACAGATCACGAATGACAAAAAGGGGTCGGCCTCACTAAGTGTTGTGCAATTGTCTATACTGATCAA TAACATCCCCGATGAAATCCAAGTGGAGAAACTGAACGTGTTCCTTTTTCCTCCTGACATCATAAACTACCTTGCTCTCAAAGAAGCTGCAGGACAGATATG TGTGGCTCAGTGGAAAGGCCCCCCGCACCTGGGATGCTTGTTTTTTCACGGAGATCACCTTTTGGCCGTGAATGACCTGAAGCCCCAGAGCCTGGAGGAGTTTTCCTTGTTTCTCAGCCGGTCCATCCAGAAGGAG AAAGTAAAACTCACCATCGCTCGGATCCCAAATTCAGAGAAATTCCACGCAATAGCCTGTACATGCCATTTAC
- the PLEKHS1 gene encoding pleckstrin homology domain-containing family S member 1 isoform X1: protein MEPKPQKSSGKQLTLYYENEVCKQDYFIKSPPPQLFFSAASWKKRLFILSKSGEKGFSLSYYKDHHHRGSVEIDRNSSVEVGISNHEKMQSVQKMFRCHPEEVMSIRTTNREYFLIGYDREKIKDWVSFLSSLCRNIKAAHQNTEEKLSLGDRRPSSDPIPLRGPSCTPEAVSTTTTRKSLPDMHLMVKSSFSMEKSSSGLREAHLPHDFWSEAAQDTEEESHYISPRSILLELDNILAASNSGEPIEPIGPGSPDQVSKATERHYMSMKSCVSKETSHKSADGKEESQTLADMLNGELHPQDQGSGTGSCLSPANTEAQITNDKKGNIPDEIQVEKLNVFLFPPDIINYLALKEAAGQICVAQWKGPPHLGCLFFHGDHLLAVNDLKPQSLEEFSLFLSRSIQKEKVKLTIARIPNSEKFHAIACTCHLQDQGIKPSKLDTSVLERTLKRNLAIKKGQQKGSGE from the exons ATGGAACCCAAACCTCAGAAGAGTTCAG GCAAACAACTTACATTATATTATGAAAATGAAGTCTGCAAACAAGATTACTTTATTAAATCACCACCTCCTCAGCTTTTCTTCTCTGCA gcCTCTTGGAAAAAGCGGCTTTTCATCCTGTCAAAGAGTGGGGAAAAGGGCTTTAGTCTTTCCTATTACAAAGACCATCATCACCGAGGTTCTGTTGAAATTGATCG AAACTCCAGTGTAGAAGTCGGCATCAGTAACCATGAAAAAATGCAATCTGTACAGAAGATGTTTAGATGCCATCCTGAAGAAGTGATGTCCATCAGGACCACTAACAGGGAATACTTCCTCATTGGCTATGACAG GGAGAAGATTAAAGACTGGGTCTCCTTCTTGTCATCACTCTGCCGGAATATAAAAGCAGCACACCAGAATACAGAG GAGAAACTCTCATTGGGTGACAGAAGGCCCTCTTCAGACCCCATCCCTCTCCGTGGTCCTTCCTGCACACCGGAGGCTGTCAGCACGACCACAACAAGAAAAAGTCTTCCAGACATG CATTTAATGGTAAAAAGTTCTTTTTCAATGGAAAAGAGTTCTTCGGGACTAAGAGAAGCTCATCTACCGCATGACTTCTGGTCAGAGGCCGCTCAAGATACAGAAGAAGAGAGTCATTATATTAGTCCTCGAAGTATTCTTTTAGAG TTGGATAATATTCTTGCTGCCAGTAATTCTGGTGAACCCATTGAACCCATTGGACCTGGTAGTCCAGACCAGGTCTCCAAGGCAACTGAGCGTCATTACATGTCAATGAAATCCTG TGTTTCCAAAGAGACGTCCCATAAGTCTGCTGATGGCAAAGAAGAATCCCAGACCCTGGCAGATATGCTGAATGGGGAGCTTCACCCACAAGACCAAGGCTCAGGAACAGGCTCTTGTCTTTCACCTGCCAATACAGAAGCACAGATCACGAATGACAAAAAGGG TAACATCCCCGATGAAATCCAAGTGGAGAAACTGAACGTGTTCCTTTTTCCTCCTGACATCATAAACTACCTTGCTCTCAAAGAAGCTGCAGGACAGATATG TGTGGCTCAGTGGAAAGGCCCCCCGCACCTGGGATGCTTGTTTTTTCACGGAGATCACCTTTTGGCCGTGAATGACCTGAAGCCCCAGAGCCTGGAGGAGTTTTCCTTGTTTCTCAGCCGGTCCATCCAGAAGGAG AAAGTAAAACTCACCATCGCTCGGATCCCAAATTCAGAGAAATTCCACGCAATAGCCTGTACATGCCATTTAC